The nucleotide sequence CTCCCGCCGAACAGCTGGCGGACGTCGCGGCCGTCGGCGGGCGGGCGAGGGCAGGACGCGCTCTCGGCGTAGGCGTACCCCTCCTCCGCGTAGGCGAGGAGCGAGACGGGCTCGAACGCCACGCCGGGGCCGGGGCCGGTGCTCTCGAGGCGGCCGGTGACGAAGAGGCTGGAGAGGTTGGCGGGGCGGGGGAAGCGGAGGCGGAGCACGGCGGCGAGGAGCGCGACGGGGCGGCCGTCGGCGGCGCGGCCGGAGCCCGAGCCGACCATGCAGAGGCCCCCGGAGGCGGAGGAGTAGTAGCCGTGGAGGTCGAAGACGAGGGAGCCGCGGCGGCCGACGaagcgcgggaggcgcgggcggaggcgGTGCTGCTGGCCGTCGTACTCGAAGAGGCGGCGGTTGCGGCCTGTAGGCCAGATGCCGTTGCGgttgccgcggccgccgccgccggagaaggAGAGCGTGGCGGCGACGCGGAGGACGGAGGCGTCGGCGGTGGGGAGGACGGAGGTGGGGAGCAGCGCGAAGGAGCGCGGGAGGCGGGAGGCGCCGTCCGGGCCGAAGAGGAGGTCCCCGCCGCCGGAGAAGTAGCCGGTGGAGAGCTGGagcgcgggggcgggggcggcggagggggaggcgaggccggcccccgcggggAGGTCCGGCACGGCGGGCGGGGCCGGGCAGTGGGCGGAGTAGGACGGGGGCGCGGGCGCGGAGGAGGTCCCGGCGGCCCGGATCAggagcaagaggaggaggaggaggagcggcggcgccattggtgagGCGCGGAGGTGGGGATTGAGATCTCCTTCCCCTCTCCGCTTGGTGTAGATGGAAGTGGAGAGGAGACGACTCACCGGGAGGGACAGGGGATTGACTCTCTGTGATGTGGGGTTTAAGCCACCCCGGTGGTGGTAGATGGGGAATTTTACCTCACTTTTATGTTAGTATTTCTTTATCTTTTTATATTTTTGTCAAAATGCTCGCGTCGTTTTAAAAATGCGACCcgtataagttttgtctgaagtcaatggtTTCTGAATTTGACCAAATTTGAGAAAAGGTTATATTGACTTGTCTGACAATGAGTCGATGTCGGTGGAAACATCATGGTGTTATTACAGGTGTCGTTGTGTTTCTCGATAAACTTGCTCAAACTTAAAGGAAATAGGTTTGACTTGGGACAGAATATATATAACTTATATTTCAGGAATGAGAggggagggtgggggggggggggggtattttaAATTTTGAGTGCATTGACGTTTTATTCTTTTTAATTGGATTTTCagctttttttattgttttttaatTTTCTGCTTGCACTGGAGTATATGGCATGAAATGTGCGTTTATTTGGTAGCACTAATGGCTTTGTTGCACAAccggcaaatctgtgaatgctccctCTAATGGCcgtccttccttcttctttttttaaaaaaaaaaatcttCTTTTGTAGTCAAAGAGAAGTGCTCAAGTAATTTGGATCCGTCGATGATACCGAGGCTCCTATTTGAGCAACTTTTTTTTTTCGTCAGTGAAGGAATTTGCTCAAATAGTTGCTTACCTTTACCCAAGTAGTCAGCTGCCGTAAAAAGAGGGTTCGATTTCTTCTCTTCAGTTATCGTCGCGTGGGAACAAATAATAATAACTCGTGTATGGACGAGGCTGGGTCTGCTTGAGAAGTGATGGACCGTCAGCACTCGAGTCCAACAAAGAGCAGCAGTAAAGCCAAAGTGGTCTAACAGGAGCGCACACCACACAGGACAAGAATTCAGAGTTGACACGGGGGAAATTCAAGCCCTCAGAAACATCGAAAACAGCCAGCAACCGAATATCAAGACAGATTCAACAATCACGGAATGGACATGCCAGAGCTGAGCCCCCAAAGGAGGAGCGAGGGGCATGCTGACAAACTCCATCAGATATATATTAAAGCCTAGGACGGTGACATCAATCATAAGAGTCTCTCTCACAGGTGATGACGGTGCTGACGATGATACTTGTCCCTAAACatacggacggacggacggacggattATGTTCACCGGAAGAGCTAGGCCGGAGGGCCATATGTACATAAACTACTTACACAAAAACAAACAATCAGGTTTCCCCTCTCGCCCGGGCATCGGACCGACGAGGGCAGGAGGAGTTATAGCTAGGCAAGCCTAGAATCGCATCGCCTCCATGGCCAAAATTATTGCTACCATTTTGGCTCGGCTCGGCTGGCGGCCACCGCTTATAGCCTCAGCGTGGTGTCCGCCGGCGGCCCTCTAGAGGTGGTGCTGGAGGCGGATGCGGCCGACTTCTTCGCCTTCTCTGACAGGAACTTGCTGCAGTCCGCTCCCTTCACCGTGAACTCCATCAGCAGCTCCTCAAACAGCCTCTTGAGCGAGGTCTTGAACTTGAGCGAGCAGCTCTTGTCCCCCTCGTCCACGTCCTGCACCCCGTTACCGGCCAGGCACCCGACCTGGGCGCCGTCCAGGTAGGCCTTGCAGGCCACCAGGACGTTGCGCCCATGCTTGCGGAAATGGCCGGCCACGAAATCCTCAAAATGCTGCGCAAAAGATGCACCCCACATTAGAGTTGCAGGATTCGGGGCAGTATATCTATGAACAGATACACAGAAGAGGTTTCAGCATAACAGGTTTTCATAAATAAGATGACAGGGTTGCAGGATTCGAAGGTGGTACATGAACATGACAGCATCTTCAACATAAAAGGTGCTATTGATAAACAAGATACTAGATGTCAACGGATCTATCAGAATACATTCTGGTTATCAACTAGACAGGGTTGCATTGGCTCCCCAAAAGCAGTACTGTTATCAAAGTAGTTGCTTCTTTTGCGGCAACAAGGATAAGCACAAGCACATCCATACCTTTGGTGGATTTCGAAGAGAATACAACATCGTCCTGCAGGACAGCAGGAAGGTGTCTTCATTGTAAGTTAGGGATCTCTTCTCCCCGCCAGGTGTGTTAGCTGAATTAGCATACCCAGGCTCATTGAAATAAGGTTTGGCGTTCAAAACCAGAGCCTGAATGGAGACAAGGACCTGCAGCATGGTTGAATTGGATGGATTCCATTTCTCACATCCACTACCAGCCCAGGTGTTTAACAGGCTAAGGCACACCTTCCCACAATTATACAGGTTTGGATTAAGCCGCAGCCCACCAGAGCGGTAGTTAACAAGCTGCAAAGAATTTAACTCATTACTATAAAATGTGACCAAGGGCAaactaataaaagaaaaacagtCATTAATGGAGATAAAGTCCATAAAGTCTTACTGGAGGTATGTTTGGATATTGAGGAGGGAAGTAAATGTCGAAGAAAAAGAGCCCATCATGGTAAGGAGTGCCTGCTGGACCCATAATGACAGCTCTAAGAAGGTCCATTCTATCCTCGTATGCCCTCACGAATATGGTATCTATTAAATTGGGAGAAAAGCAAAAACATAATCATAAAATGCCCTTTACAGTGTATCCCGACAAAAAATGTGCATTTCATCACAAGGAAATATTTGAGCTAATGACAGCAAGATACTGATTGGGAAAATTAGTACCAAGAAGAAGTTTATTATAGAAAAAAGGTCACAAGAAGCAAGAGCTGGCTACCTGGCAAGTCTTTCTCTAAGACTTTCCACTCATGCTGAATGCGCTTCGCCCAGTCTTTTGATGGCTGTTAATAGGACAAGTTAGTACCAATATAAGATGGCAAAGGATGAAGAGGGCATGTCATAACCATTACCTTCTTCACTACCAGAGCTCTCCTTAACTCTGGTTTCACATAGTAATGATCACTATGGCCATCAACAGTATCAAATTGCTTAAATGTGTTGTATCTTTCATCAACTTTATCGTCCAAGATTGGGATGGGTTTGGAATTACTCGACATCTCAGCGGCAGTCTTCTGCAGCCATGGTAAAGGAGCCTCCACTCCAGGCGGGATATCCAAGCCATCCAACTGGGCAGATAAATTATAGTTATATTCATTCTCATAAAGTGTATCATCAAACTCATAGTTTTCA is from Triticum aestivum cultivar Chinese Spring chromosome 1B, IWGSC CS RefSeq v2.1, whole genome shotgun sequence and encodes:
- the LOC123145120 gene encoding putative ubiquitin-conjugating enzyme E2 38, producing the protein MATRPSKRSYLCAGSSSFDDPDVVEVSPAAAAAAGGWNPGHQKRKRSQVVSREIIEIDDDPDGVVIIGEKAPVEKNKHSVGCPLVWPKHVKTSVAGDTAGPSTYASNSTAIMGGFKKVSAGPSTYASNSTTIMGDVKKVTSGPNTYFSSSTAMKDAFAKKYMETAVYHDYDDYPFDAFEEDEDFAYEEDDYENYEFDDTLYENEYNYNLSAQLDGLDIPPGVEAPLPWLQKTAAEMSSNSKPIPILDDKVDERYNTFKQFDTVDGHSDHYYVKPELRRALVVKKPSKDWAKRIQHEWKVLEKDLPDTIFVRAYEDRMDLLRAVIMGPAGTPYHDGLFFFDIYFPPQYPNIPPLVNYRSGGLRLNPNLYNCGKVCLSLLNTWAGSGCEKWNPSNSTMLQVLVSIQALVLNAKPYFNEPGYANSANTPGGEKRSLTYNEDTFLLSCRTMLYSLRNPPKHFEDFVAGHFRKHGRNVLVACKAYLDGAQVGCLAGNGVQDVDEGDKSCSLKFKTSLKRLFEELLMEFTVKGADCSKFLSEKAKKSAASASSTTSRGPPADTTLRL